The DNA region GAAGTCGGTCCCGGCCGAGGCGCGCCGGCGCGAGATGGTCTTCGTCGATGCGACCTGCCCGCTGGTCAGCAAGGTCCATGTCGAGGCCGAACGCCACCACGCCGCCGGGCTGCAGATGGTGATGATCGGCCATGCCGGCCACCCCGAGGTGCTGGGCACCATGGGCCAACTGCCCGAGGGCGAGGTGCTGCTGGTCGAGACCGTGGAGGACGTGGCCCATATCGCGCCGCGCGACCCCGAGCGGCTGGCCTTCATCACCCAGACCACGCTTTCGGTCGACGACACCGCAGCCATCGTCGCGGCCTTGCAGGCGCGCTTTCCGCTGATCGTCGGCCCGGCCAAGGAAGACATCTGCTACGCCACGACCAACCGCCAGGCCTCGGTCAAGGCCATCGCCGGCAAGATCGACGCGCTCCTGGTGATCGGGGCGCCGAACAGCTCGAACTCGCGCCGGCTGGTCGAGGTCGGCAGCGCCGCCGGCTGCGCCTATTCGCAGCTGGTGATGCGTGCCGACCAGATCGACTGGCGCGCCATTGCCGGCAGCCGGGCCGTGGGCGTGACCGCCGGCGCCTCGGCGCCCGAGGTACTGGTCAACGAGGTCATCGACGCCTTCCGCGCCCGCTACGACGTGACCGTGGAACTGGTCGAGACCGCCCGCGAGAACGTCGAGTTCAAGGTGCCCCGGGTCTTGCGGGAGCCGGGCTGACTCGCCTCCCCGACATCCGCCGGCAATGAGTATTTGGAGAACGAAGAAAACGACGCGCTGTCCGTTTTCCGAGGCCTACGTCTTCTTCGTTCCCCAAATACTCCCCGGCAAGACAGCAGTCGGGACCGGCCGGGCCGCGGGGCGTTCCGGCGCTGGCCGTCGCCGTGGTTCGCGGCTATGTTGCGGCCGATCATCATCCAAGGGGATGCGCGATGCGGCTCTATTCGATGCCCTCCTCGGGCAACAGCTACAAGGTGCGGCTGCTTCTGTCGCTGCTGGCGCGGGATTGCCAGATCCATGACGTCGAATACCTGTCCCCCGCGCTGGATGCCGCGCGGCTTGCGGGGCGCCTGCCCTTCGGCAAGGCGCCGGTGCTGGAACTGGACGACGGCCGGCTGCTGCCGGAATCCAATGCCATCCTGTGCTTCCTGGGCGAAGGCACGGACTATGCCCCCGTCGATCCGGTGCTGCGCGCCGAGATGCTGGGCTGGATGTTCTGGGAGCAGAACCAGCACGAAGGCACCATCGCCGTGCGCGCCGCGCTGCAATTCTATCCGCACCGCCGCGCGCAGGCCACGCCCGAGCGCATGGCCGAATTGCTGGGCCGCGGCCATGCCAACCTGCAGGTCATGGAGAACCGGTTGGCCGGCCGCGACTGGCTGGTGGGCGAGGCCCCCAGCCTCGCGGACATCTGCCTTTACGGCTATACCCATACGGCGGGACCGCGCGGCGGTTTCAACATGGCGCGCTTTCCGGCCGTGAACCGCTGGCTTGCCCGCGTCGCCGCGCTGCCGGGCTACAGGGGACTCGAGGCGTGAGCCGGCTTTTCGCCTGGACCGACGGCGCCTGCAGCGGCAATCCCGGCCCCGGCGGCTGGGGCGTTCTGATGCGCGCCGTCGAGGGCGAGGCGGTGCTGAAGGAGCGCGAGCTTTCCGGCGGCGAGCCCGACACCACCAACAACCGCATGGAACTGATGGCCGCCATCGCCGCTCTGGAGGCTCTGACCCGGCCGAGCGAGATCACCGTCACTACCGACAGCGCCTATGTGAAGAACGGCGTCACGCAGTGGATCCACGGCTGGAAGCGCAACGGCTGGCGCACCGCCGACAGAAAGCCCGTGAAGAACGCCGAGCTGTGGCAGCGGCTGGACGCGGCCCAGGCCCGTCACCAGGTGCGTTGGGAATGGATCAAGGGCCATGCCGGCCACCCCGAGAACGAGCGCGCGGACGAGCTCGCGCGGGCCGGAATGGCGCCCTTCAAGCCGGTCAAGGCCTGAGATGCAGGCGCTGCTTCCGGTGCTGGACTATGCCTCGGTTCTGGTCTTTGCCCTGACCGGGGCCCTTGTCGCCAGCCGGGCGCAGCTGGACCTGGTCGGCTTCGTCTTCTTCGCCACGCTGACCGGGGTCGGCGGTGGCACGCTGCGCGATCTGGTGTTGGGCCGGACGCCGGTGTTCTGGGTCGACCGGCCCGAACTGATCCTGCTGACCGCCGCGGCGGCGATCGTGGTGTTCTTCACCGCGCATCTGCTGGAAAGCCGCTATCGCGCCATCCTGTGGCTGGACGCCCTGGCGCTGGCCGTGGCCGTCCCCGCCGGCGTCGGCGTAGCGCTGGCGGCCGGGACCGGTCCCGTCGTCACGGTGATGATGGGCATGATGACCGGCACCTTCGGCGGGCTGATGCGCGACGTGGTCGGCAACGAGGTGCCGCTGGTGCTGAAGCAGGGCGAGCTTTACATCACCGCCACCTTCGGCGGCGCGGTCGCGGCGCTGGTGTTGCTGTCGCTGGGCCTGTCGCATTCGGCGGCGCTGCTGGGCTGCGGGGCCATGGTGCTGGCGCTGCGGGCGGGCAGCATGGTGCTGGGCTGGCGGCTGCCGGTCTACAAGGGCCGGCCGCCGCGCAACGAGACCCGCGGCTAGACTTCGGACCAGACCGCCATCTCGGTTCCGCCCGGTTCGCGGAACTGGAAGCGCCGCCCGCCGGGAAAGGCGAAGATCGGCCGGGTGATCTCGGCCCCCGCAGCGGTCACCCGCGCCAGCGCCGCTTCGAGGTCGCCGGCCTTCAGGATGACCAGCGGCGGCGCGAGCGGACCGGCCGCGATGCCGCCCGAGACCCCGGCATCGGCAAGTTCCTGATATTCGGGCCCGTAGTCGTTGAAGCTCCAGCCGAAGGCCTGGGCGAAGAAGGCTTTCGTCGCCGGCAGGTCGGGTGAGGAGAATTCCAGGTAGTCGATCTTCATGCGCGCCCTCCCGGTAATGTTCCCTTTTTGTTTACACCCGATGGGAAGGTCCGCGCAAGGCGGTCAGCGCAGGACGGGCGGGCCGGCGACGGGGGTCATGTTCTCGACCCCCATGCGCAGCCCGGCGCCGATGCGATGGGCGAGCGCCGACCAGCCGCGGGCGGCATCTTCGGGCAGGGTCCGGCGCAAGGTCTCGTCGAAGAGCATCAGCCAGGGCGCGAAATGCTGCGCATGGACATTGCCCGCCAGGATATGGGCGCGCATCGGGCTGCCGTCGTAGCTGCGTTCGTAGAGGATGGCGTTGCGCCAGAACCGGGCGATCTTTTCCTCATGCGCGGGCCAGTCGGCGACATGGGCGGCGAAGATCGGCCCCAGCTCCTCATGCCGGCGGATGGCGGCATAGAAGGTGGCGACGACGCGGTCGATCTGCTGGGGCGTGACATCGAAACGGGGCGGAATCATGCCCTGCATATGGGACGCGTTGCGGCCGCCGGCAAGGCGGCGCGTTGTCACGGGCCGGACGTTCCGGCCAGAGGCGGGATCATGGTGCCGGCGACCAGATGCGTCAGCCCGCTGCGGACCAGCGGCAGGGTCGAAGCGGGCGCCAGCACCCGGTCGCGCAGCCATGGCAGGGCGCGGCTGCCGGACTGATACATCGGCGTCAGCACCGCGCTCATGCCCTGGTAGATGCGGACATGCCAGCGGCGCATGGCGGCGTAATCCGGCAGCGCCTCGTCCAGCGGGCGGCGCAGCGAGAGGCTGAGCGCCAGCGCGTCCAGCAGCGCCATGTTCGCGCCCTGCCCCAGTTGCGGGCTGGCGCGATGCGCGGCGTCGCCGATATGGACCAGCCCCGGCGCATGGGGCCGGCGCAAAGTGCCATGGCCATAGCGCGCCGCGACCATCTGCGCGTCGTCGCGGATATGGTCCAGGAACGGCGCGATCTGCGGCCAGAGGGCGGCGGCCTCGGCCCGCCAGCCGGGGTTTCGCGGCCAGAGATCAAGCTCGGCGCGCGGCATCGACCAGAAGATCGCGGCCAGCGGCGTCGGGTCGTCCGGCAGGCAGCCGATGGGCAGGATGCCCGCCATGCGGCGGGCGCCCCGGTAACGCTGGCGCAGCCGGTCGCGCGACAGCCCGGCGTCGGACCATGGCACCGTGCCCCAGATCGCGCCATAGCCCAGGGGCCGCGCCGTGAGCGGCGACAGGCGCGAGCCGGCGCCGCCCGCATCCACCACCAGGTCGAAGGGACCGAAGACGCGCCCGTCCGCCAGGTGCAGGCGGCGGCGGGGGCCGTCCTGCGGGGCGCAGATCGCCTCGGCCGAGGTCTCGACCCGCAGGCCCAGCGCCCGCACCCGGTCCCAGAGCAGCCGGAACAGCGTCGCGCGATGGGTGCCGCGCCCGGGCGCGTGCTGGGGATAGGACACGTCCAGCGCCTTGCGGCCGTCGGCGCCGTGGCCCAGCATCCGCGCGATGGGGCTGGACAGGCGGCGCAGGTCCTCGCCCGAGCCGATCAGGTCCAGCACCGCCAGCCCGACCGGCTGGATCACCAGGCCCGAACCCAGCGGGCGCGGCGCGGCGAAACGCTCGAACAGGGTGACATCGTGGCCGTCGCGCGCCAGCAGCGCGGCAAGGGCGAGGCCGCCGATCCCGGCGCCGGCGATGGCGATGCGGTAGTCCATGCGCGCGGGCTTGCCCCATGTCCCCGGCCGCCGCAAGCCGCGCTTGCAGGGGTCGGGGCGGTTTTCTATAACCCGGGCCATGTTCAGCAGGGCCGGGATCATTCGAATTATCCACCCGGCGGCGTAGGATCCCCTCGCCGTCGGGTTAAGCGTGCCTGCCCAGCCACCTCAAGGATTCCCGCCAGATGAGCGACTCGACCCCGACCGCGCCCGATTATCGCGACACCGTCTTCCTGCCTCAGACCGATTTCCCCATGCGCGCCGGCCTGCCGCAGCGCGAGCCGGAATGGCTGGCCCGCTGGGAGCGGATCGGCATCTACGACCGGCTGCGCGAACGGGCCGAGGGGCGCGCGCCCTTCATCCTGCACGACGGCCCTCCCTATGCGAACGGCAACCTGCATATCGGCCACGCGCTGAACAAGACCATCAAGGACATCATCGTGCGCAGCCACCAGATGATGGGCCGCGACGCGCGCTATGTGCCGGGCTGGGACTGCCACGGGTTGCCGATCGAGTGGAAGATCGAGGAGAAATACCGCCATGACGGCCGCGACAAGGATGCGGTGGACGTGGTCGAGTTCCGCCAGGAATGCCGCCGCTTCGCCGAAGCCTGGGTCGATGTCCAGCGCGAGGAGTTCAAGCGGCTGGGCGTCACCGGCAAGTGGGACGATCCCTATCTGACCATGGATTTCCACGCCGAGGCGGTGATCGCGGCCGAGTTCATGAAGCTGGTGATGAACGGTTCGCTTTACCAGGGTTCGAAGCCGGTGATGTGGTCTCCGGTCGAGAAGACCGCCCTGGCCGAGGCCGAGGTCGAGTATCACGACCATCAGAGCCATACCATCTGGGTGCGGTTTCCCGTCACCGGGTCGGCGAGTATTTGGGGAACAGAGAAGCCCGCCAGCGTGGTGATCTGGACCACCACCCCCTGGACCATTCCGCAGAACCGGGCGGTGGCTTATAATCCGGCGATCTCCTACGGGCTTTATCGCGTGGGGGCGGTGGCCGAGAATGCCACGGCGCAGCCGGGCGAATTGCTGGTGCTGGCCGATGCACTGGCCGAAAGCGTGAAGCAGGCCGGCAAGATCGAGGGTTGGGAGCGGTTGCGCGACGTGGCGGCGGCCGATCTGGAGGGGCTGGTACTGGCCCATCCGCTGCGCGGCATCGAGGGGGGCTTGGGCGAATGGGACTACGACGTGCCCATGCTGCCGGGCGAGCATGTCACCGAGGATGCGGGCACCGGATTCGTGCATACCGCCCCCAGCCATGGCGACGACGACTATCAGCTGGGGCTGAAGTTCAAGCTGCCGATGACCTATAACGTCGAGCCGGACGGCTCATATCGCGCCGACCTGCCGATCTTCGGCGGGCAGGCGATCCTGACACCCGAGGGCAAGGAAGGCCCGGCCAACGTCAGCGTCATCAAGCAACTGGCCTGGGCCGGGGCGCTGCTGGCCAAGGGCAAGGTGAAGCACTCCTATCCGCATTCGTGGCGGTCCAAGGCACCGCTGATCTATCGCAACACGCCGCAATGGTTCGCCGCCATCGACGCGCCGCTGGCCGACGGCATGGGGCAATATGGCGACACCATCCGCACCCGGGCGCTGACCTCGATCGACAGGCTGGTGAAGTGGTGGCCGCAATCGGGGCGCAACCGCATCCATTCCATGGTCGAGAACCGGCCCGACTGGGTGCTGTCGCGTCAGCGCGCCTGGGGCGTGCCGCTGACCTGCTTCGTCAAGAAGGGCGCAAAGCCCACCGACCCGGACTTCCTGCTGCGCGACCAGCGCGTCAACGACCGCATCATCGCCGCCTTCGAAAAGGATGGCGCCGATGTCTGGTATCGGCCCGGCTTTGTCTCCGAGGTGCTGGCAGGCGTTGCCGATCCGGCGGATTACGATCAGGTGATGGACGTGCTGGACGTCTGGTTCGACAGCGGCTCGACCCATGCCTTCGTGCTGCGCGACCGCGCCGACGGGGCCCCGGACGGCATCGCCGACGTCTATCTGGAGGGCACCGACCAGCATCGCGGCTGGTTCCAGTCCTCGCTGCTGCAGGCCTGCGCGACCAAGGGCCGGGCGCCCTATCGCAACGTGGTCACGCATGGCTTCACCCTGGACGAGAAGGGCATGAAGATGTCCAAGTCGCTGGGCAATACCATCGTTCCGGCCGAGGTCATCAAGCAATACGGCGCCGACATCCTGCGGCTGTGGGTGGCGCAGACCGACTATACCGCCGACCAGCGCATCGGGCCCGAGATCCTGAAGGGCACCGCCGACAGCTATCGCCGGCTGCGCAATACGCTGCGCTTCGTGCTGGGCAACCTCGACGGCTTTACCGAGGCCGAGCGCATCGACGCGGCGGACATGCCGGAACTGGAGCAATGGGTGTTGCACCGGCTGGCGCAGATCGACGCGCAGCTGCGCCATGGCTATGACAGCTTCGACTTCCAGGGCGTGTTCCAGACCGTGTTCCAGTTCGCCACGGTGGATCTGTCGGCCTTCTATTTCGACATCCGCAAGGACGCGCTTTACTGCGATGCCCCCGATTCGGCGCGGCGGCGGGCGGCGCGGACGGTGCTGGACCTGCTGTTCCACCGCATCGTGACCTGGCTGGCGCCGATCCTGCCCTTTACCATGGAGGATGTCTGGCTGTCGCGCTTCCCCTCCGAGGACGACAGCGTGCATCTGCACGACTTCCCGGCGACGCCCGCCGATTGGCTGAACGAGGCGCTGGCGCGGAAATGGGACACCATCCGCCGCATCCGCCGCGTGGTCACCGCCGCGCTGGAGATCAAGCGCACCGACAAGGTGATCGGCGCCAGCCTGGAAGCCGCGCCGGTGGTGCATGTCGATCTTGCCGAAGAGCTGCAGGCGCTGAAATCGGTGGATTTCGCCGAGGTCTGCATCACCTCGGACCTGAGCCTGACCGCCGATCCGGCCCCGGGCGAGGCCTTCCGGCTGTCGGACGTGCCGGGGATCGGCGTCGTCTTCGAGGCGGCGGAGGGCGAGAAATGCCAGCGCTGCTGGAAGATCCTGCCCGATGTCGGCAGCCACAAGCACCCGGGCACCTGCGCCCGCTGCGACGCCGCGCTGAGCCGGGGATAGGCGGCAAGACCGCGGGTCGCGCCGAAGCGCGGGCCCACGGACACTTGCGTCAGCGGAACCACAGCCCCGCGCGGCGCAGGCGTTGGCGCGTGGCCTTCTCGGTCGGGGGCGGGTTTTCGCCGTCGAACATCGGACGGATGCGGCTGCGGCCCTCGCCCTCGGCGATCAGCCGCTGGGCGGCCTCGTCCTCGGCCAGCAGCGGCGCGATGCGCGGGTCCGCGGCCAGATCCTCGATCAGCCCCGCCACCGGCTCGGGCTCGCGCGCGTAGAGCAGCGACAGGTTGCGGTAATGGCAGGTCGCCCAGCCGTCCAGCCCGGCAAGTTCGGGTCCCGGCCGGCCGCCGCCCAGCGCATGGATCACCAGCGGCAGCGTCACCTGGTCGAGCCAGGGATCGAGGCTTTGGCAGGCCAGCGCCTCGCCCGGCTCGGCGCGGATCTGCGCGGCCCAGTCCAGGAAGCGGCGGCCGAATTCCTGTGGGTCGGCACCGAAAAACCAGCCGGCGTTGAAATAGAGATAGCGTTCCCAATGCTCGTCGGGCTGGTCGGGGTCCAGCGAACTGGCGAAATCCAGGCCGAACCGGTCATAGAGCGATTTCCAGATCTGCGTGTAGCCCGGACCGTAGAGCGGCGGTTCGGGCCAGGTCGCGCTGCGCCGCATCGAGGCCGCGGGGCGCGAGAAGTCGAAGCCGACCCGGTCCAGCGGCCCGGTCACCAGCGTGTCGCTGTCGAAGAAGACGAAGGGTTGGCCGGCGGGCAGCAGCGTCAGCGCCTCGATCTTGTTGCCATGGGGATAGCTGGCGCCGAAGCAAGTGGCGGTGAAGGGCAGGATCTCGGCGCCGAAATCGGCCAGGGCGCGGCGCACCGGCTCGGGCATCGCGGTGCGGCTGCCGGCCCAGGCGCCTTCCGGTCGCGGCTCGGCCACGATCAGCCGACCCCGCCAGCCGGGGGCGTTCCGCCGCAGACTGGCGGCGAACAGCACCGCCTGCACGCCCAGCCGCTGGCCCTGGCCGACCAGCAGGATGTTGAACACCTGCGACGAAGCCAGTTGCGGGGCCGCGGCTTTCGCCGGGGTGCCGGGCTGCGGCGCGGGTTGCGGCTGGTCACGGCCCTTGTCGCTGCCCTTGCGGGCGGCACGTTCGGCTTGGCGGGCGGCGCGACGTTCCTCGCGTTCGGCCCGGTTCGCGGCTTGCCTCGCCGCGCGTTCGGCTGCCCGGTCGGCCGCCGCGGGCGGCGGGGCATCCTTGCTGTCATCGGTCATGGTCGTTCCGTCGCGCGAATCCCTCGTATGGATCGCTCTTAGCAAGGTTTCGCCTTATCATTCCAGAGGCGAATTGAATAAAGGGATTTCAACCTGAATTAGATAAACCTATTCAAACCGGTTGCATAAAACACGCATGAATTGCATAAACCCGCCATAAAAGCAGGAAACCTCACCAAAAAGGCAGGTTCACCCCTTAAGGCTTTCCATGCACGGTGTCCAAAGCCGTTGAACGATTTTCCTCTTTTACAGGTACGGCGAGACCGGGTGGGAAAGGGCACTGTCTCACCCGGTCGCTCTTGAGACCGAAGTTCTCATCTCTGTCGAAGTTTGTCGACCACCCCATTGCGGGCGCGGCGCTTTTCCGCCGATACCCTTGCGTCATCTTGCGGAAATCGCTGTAGAGTTCAGGCTAAGGTCAGCCCCAACGGCGGCGTTCCGTCGGGCGCGGAAAAAGCCGGGGCCGCTCGAATAGACCTGGCCTTCGGCGCTATTCGGGATTTCGCGAAAACTTTTGAAAGCCGATTTGAAAAACGCCTCCCGGGATCGTCCGGCCATTCAACCGGCGCGGAATGCCTGACCGAGGGGCCAGGGGATATTCCCCTGTCCCACCTTCGCCCCGCAAAAGTGCCGGTCCTCGCGCGCAGCCGGCGTTCGGCCCCGCCGGTCCCCCGGTGCGGATGAAGGATTTTCAACGCATCGTTAAGACAGCAAGGGCAATTGCGTGAATGGCGGCATGTCCTCGGGCAAGCTATCGTTTCACCAGCTAGAGAGGAGTCCAACATGTCCGATTTCGCCGTCATCTGGGACTGGCTCGCATTCGCCATACGCTGGACGCATGTCGTCACCGCGATCTGCTGGATCGGCTCGTCCTTCTATTTCGTCGCGCTCGACCTCGGCCTGCGCAAGGTGCCCGGACTGCCGGCCGGCGCGCATGGCGAGGAGTGGCAGGTCCACGGCGGCGGTTTCTACCATATCCAGAAATACCTGGTCGCACCCGAGCGGATGCCCGACCACCTGATCTGGTTCAAATGGGAAAGCTACATGACCTGGATCTCGGGGGCGGCGCTCCTGATGGTCACCTATTGGGTCGGGTCCGAGCTGTTCCTGATCGACCCCGCCAAGATGGAGCTGGCGCCCTGGCAGGCGATCCTGATCTCGGCCGGTTCGCTGTCGATCGGCTGGCTGGTCTATACCAACCTGTGCAAGTCCAAGTTGGGCGAGACGCCGACCCTGCTGATGCTGCTTCTGTTCGTGCTGCTGATGGCGATGGGCTGGGGCTATAACCAGGTCTTCACCGGCCGCGCCACCATGCTGCACCTGGGCGCCTTCACCGCCACGATCATGACGGCGAACGTGTTCTTCGTCATCATGCCGAACCAGCGCATCGTCGTCGCCGACCTCAAGGCCGGACGTCCCGCCGATCCGAAATACGGCAAGATCGCCAAGCTGCGCTCGACGCACAACAACTACCTGACCCTGCCGGTCGTGTTCCTGATGCTGTCGAACCACTATCCGCTGGCCTTCGCCACCGAATACAACTGGATCATCGCCGGGCTGATCTTCCTGATGGGCGTGACCATCCGCCACTTCTTCAACACCATGCACGCCGGCGGCGGCATGAAATGGTGGACCTGGGCCGCGACCACGATCCTGTTCGTCATCGTCATGTGGCTCTCGACCGCGCCGATGTTCCGCCAGACGGTCGAGGAATCCGAGGCCCGCGTCCTGACCCCGACCCAGCAGGCGATGATCGACGCGCCCGGCTGGGACGAGGCCTCGGGCGCGGTCATGGGCCGCTGCTCGATGTGCCACGCCAGGGAGCCCTCGTACGAGGGCATCCACACCGCGCCCAAGGGCGTGCTGCTGGAAACCCCCGACGACATCACACGCGCCGCGCGGGAAATCTATATCCAGGCCGGCGTGACCCACGCCATGCCGCCCGCGAACGTCAGCTTCATGGAACCCGAGGAGCGCCAGGCCATCGTCGACTGGTATCGCGGGCTGCCCAAGACCTTCGCCTGGAACTGATCCGGCCGGGCCTATTCGCCCAGGGCGTGCCAGACCCCGCCAAGGCCGTCGCCCGCCTTGTCGCCCGCCTTCTTGTCGCCGGCGAAGTAATAGGCGGGCTTGCCGCCCAGGGTCCATTGCATGCTGCCGTCCGTGCGCTCGACCGTGCCCCAGCCTTCGGGCTTGGTCTCGCCCTCGCGCATCATGTAGGGCGGCCATTTCGCCGCGCAATCGTCGTAGCAGGCGGGTTTTCCGCCGGCATCCTTGTCGAAGCTGTAAAGCGTCATTCCCTTGTCGCCGGTGGCGACGCCCTGCGCCTGCGCCGCACCGAAGGGCAGCAGGATCAGCCCTGCCGCCAGCCAGCCTGAAATCCGTTTCATGGCACCGTTCTCCTGCCCCGCAAGGCATCCGCCGGTCGCTTCAGGACTGCCCGCAACACCCGAGGCAAACCTCTGCCGGCCGCTGAATCCTAATCCGCAAAGCCGCCGCTGTCGCGTCAACTTTCGGCGATGCGCGGCGGTTAGCCGAAAAGCCCCCGCGTCTCGCGCGCGATGAAATCGGCGAACAGCCGCACCTTGGGATCCTGCAGGCGGCGATGCGGCGTCAGCACGCCGAATTGCGAGGGGATCGGCGGGAATTGCGGCAGCACCGCGACCAGTTCCCCTGAGGCCAGCTGCTCGGCCACCTCGTAGCGTGGGCGGTTGACGATGCCCCTGCCCGCCAGCGCCCAGCCGGTCAGCACGTCGCCGTCGTCGGCATCGAACTTGCCGTTCACCAGCAGCTTCTGCGGCCCCTCGGGGGTCTGCAGCACCCAGTAATATTCCGGGCTGCGCGGATAGCGCAGCAGCAGGCAATTATGCCCGACCAGGTCCTCGGGGCTTTCCGGGCAGCCATGGGCGTCCAGATAGGCCTGCGTCGTCACCAGCACGCGCGGGCATTCGGCGATGCGCCGCCATTTCAGCGCCGAATCCTGCGGTTCGCCCAGAAAGAACGCCAGGTCGATGCCGTCGGCGATGATGTCCACGTTGCGGTCCGACAGCCGCAGCCGCAGTTCGACCCCCGGATATTCGTCGCAGAACTTCGGCACCAGCGGCGCGATCAGCCGCCGCCCCAGCCCCAGCGGCGCCGTGATCCGCAAGGCCCCATGCGGATTGCCGGAAAAGCCCGAGACCACCGCCTCGGCCTCGTCCAGCGTCTCGATCACCCGCCGGGCGTTGTCGTAGAAGGCCCGCCCCACCTCGGTCGGCACCAGCTTGCGGGTGGTGCGGTTGAGCAGCCGCACGCCATAGCGCGTCTCCAGGTCCTTGATCCGATTCGAGGCCACCGCCGGCGACATGCGCAGGTCGCGGCCCCCGGCCGTGATCGAGCCAAGCTCGACCACACGCACGAAAACCCGAAGACTTTCAAGATATGGCATGGTTGCACCTGGGCTCTTTCAAGGAATCGCTGAAAGTCTTATGCTCAATCTGTCATTTCTCAAAGCGCAATTCGCATCTAGGCTTTTCTCCATACCCCAGCCATGCCGAGCGAGGACCGAATGGGCCACGAATTGCGCTTCCTGCTGAACGATACCGAGATCCGCCTGACCGAGGCCGGATCCCGGGACACGCTCCTGGACTTCCTGCGACTGAACCGCCGCCTGACCGGCACCAAGGAGGGCTGCGCCGAAG from Paracoccus aminovorans includes:
- the ispH gene encoding 4-hydroxy-3-methylbut-2-enyl diphosphate reductase, which translates into the protein MDMKPPLTLYLAAPRGFCAGVDRAIKIVEMALQKWGAPVFVRHEIVHNKFVVDSLRDQGAVFVEELDDVPDDRPVIFSAHGVPKSVPAEARRREMVFVDATCPLVSKVHVEAERHHAAGLQMVMIGHAGHPEVLGTMGQLPEGEVLLVETVEDVAHIAPRDPERLAFITQTTLSVDDTAAIVAALQARFPLIVGPAKEDICYATTNRQASVKAIAGKIDALLVIGAPNSSNSRRLVEVGSAAGCAYSQLVMRADQIDWRAIAGSRAVGVTAGASAPEVLVNEVIDAFRARYDVTVELVETARENVEFKVPRVLREPG
- a CDS encoding glutathione S-transferase family protein; amino-acid sequence: MRLYSMPSSGNSYKVRLLLSLLARDCQIHDVEYLSPALDAARLAGRLPFGKAPVLELDDGRLLPESNAILCFLGEGTDYAPVDPVLRAEMLGWMFWEQNQHEGTIAVRAALQFYPHRRAQATPERMAELLGRGHANLQVMENRLAGRDWLVGEAPSLADICLYGYTHTAGPRGGFNMARFPAVNRWLARVAALPGYRGLEA
- the rnhA gene encoding ribonuclease HI translates to MSRLFAWTDGACSGNPGPGGWGVLMRAVEGEAVLKERELSGGEPDTTNNRMELMAAIAALEALTRPSEITVTTDSAYVKNGVTQWIHGWKRNGWRTADRKPVKNAELWQRLDAAQARHQVRWEWIKGHAGHPENERADELARAGMAPFKPVKA
- a CDS encoding trimeric intracellular cation channel family protein, with translation MQALLPVLDYASVLVFALTGALVASRAQLDLVGFVFFATLTGVGGGTLRDLVLGRTPVFWVDRPELILLTAAAAIVVFFTAHLLESRYRAILWLDALALAVAVPAGVGVALAAGTGPVVTVMMGMMTGTFGGLMRDVVGNEVPLVLKQGELYITATFGGAVAALVLLSLGLSHSAALLGCGAMVLALRAGSMVLGWRLPVYKGRPPRNETRG
- a CDS encoding VOC family protein, with the translated sequence MKIDYLEFSSPDLPATKAFFAQAFGWSFNDYGPEYQELADAGVSGGIAAGPLAPPLVILKAGDLEAALARVTAAGAEITRPIFAFPGGRRFQFREPGGTEMAVWSEV
- a CDS encoding group III truncated hemoglobin, translating into MIPPRFDVTPQQIDRVVATFYAAIRRHEELGPIFAAHVADWPAHEEKIARFWRNAILYERSYDGSPMRAHILAGNVHAQHFAPWLMLFDETLRRTLPEDAARGWSALAHRIGAGLRMGVENMTPVAGPPVLR
- a CDS encoding FAD-dependent oxidoreductase gives rise to the protein MIPALLNMARVIENRPDPCKRGLRRPGTWGKPARMDYRIAIAGAGIGGLALAALLARDGHDVTLFERFAAPRPLGSGLVIQPVGLAVLDLIGSGEDLRRLSSPIARMLGHGADGRKALDVSYPQHAPGRGTHRATLFRLLWDRVRALGLRVETSAEAICAPQDGPRRRLHLADGRVFGPFDLVVDAGGAGSRLSPLTARPLGYGAIWGTVPWSDAGLSRDRLRQRYRGARRMAGILPIGCLPDDPTPLAAIFWSMPRAELDLWPRNPGWRAEAAALWPQIAPFLDHIRDDAQMVAARYGHGTLRRPHAPGLVHIGDAAHRASPQLGQGANMALLDALALSLSLRRPLDEALPDYAAMRRWHVRIYQGMSAVLTPMYQSGSRALPWLRDRVLAPASTLPLVRSGLTHLVAGTMIPPLAGTSGP
- the ileS gene encoding isoleucine--tRNA ligase; translation: MSDSTPTAPDYRDTVFLPQTDFPMRAGLPQREPEWLARWERIGIYDRLRERAEGRAPFILHDGPPYANGNLHIGHALNKTIKDIIVRSHQMMGRDARYVPGWDCHGLPIEWKIEEKYRHDGRDKDAVDVVEFRQECRRFAEAWVDVQREEFKRLGVTGKWDDPYLTMDFHAEAVIAAEFMKLVMNGSLYQGSKPVMWSPVEKTALAEAEVEYHDHQSHTIWVRFPVTGSASIWGTEKPASVVIWTTTPWTIPQNRAVAYNPAISYGLYRVGAVAENATAQPGELLVLADALAESVKQAGKIEGWERLRDVAAADLEGLVLAHPLRGIEGGLGEWDYDVPMLPGEHVTEDAGTGFVHTAPSHGDDDYQLGLKFKLPMTYNVEPDGSYRADLPIFGGQAILTPEGKEGPANVSVIKQLAWAGALLAKGKVKHSYPHSWRSKAPLIYRNTPQWFAAIDAPLADGMGQYGDTIRTRALTSIDRLVKWWPQSGRNRIHSMVENRPDWVLSRQRAWGVPLTCFVKKGAKPTDPDFLLRDQRVNDRIIAAFEKDGADVWYRPGFVSEVLAGVADPADYDQVMDVLDVWFDSGSTHAFVLRDRADGAPDGIADVYLEGTDQHRGWFQSSLLQACATKGRAPYRNVVTHGFTLDEKGMKMSKSLGNTIVPAEVIKQYGADILRLWVAQTDYTADQRIGPEILKGTADSYRRLRNTLRFVLGNLDGFTEAERIDAADMPELEQWVLHRLAQIDAQLRHGYDSFDFQGVFQTVFQFATVDLSAFYFDIRKDALYCDAPDSARRRAARTVLDLLFHRIVTWLAPILPFTMEDVWLSRFPSEDDSVHLHDFPATPADWLNEALARKWDTIRRIRRVVTAALEIKRTDKVIGASLEAAPVVHVDLAEELQALKSVDFAEVCITSDLSLTADPAPGEAFRLSDVPGIGVVFEAAEGEKCQRCWKILPDVGSHKHPGTCARCDAALSRG